GTATCCACTATTTTGTCACAGAAGTAGATATAAGAATATCCTGCTAGACCATTATGTAAAAAATCACATacaattaaacaaacaaaaaatggggaaaaaattaattaaaaaaaaggccGAAGGCCTGTGCTTTTACAGCTTCATAATTACAATCAAATTTGCATGAACACATTCCCTCCAAAATACAGGGGAAGCACTttgacccccaaaaaaaaaaaaacaagggaaaCTCTTTGCTGCAGtatatttcttgttttcaaatttataattgCATTAACGCAAAGAAACAACTCTAAATTGCCACAAAAAGAATGCTGTATATATACACCAAACAACTGAATTATTCCAGGCAAACATTGACCCCAAAACTTCCAATTTTCGCCGAACATTGAAATACGCCATAAAACGTAGATTTCCATTGAGCTCCAAGTAACCATCAGCAAACTCAGCTGATTCCATTTCACATCACATGTCTTGCACAATTCAACCTGTcaaccttttctttcttctcctgaACAATTTGCTTGGTCATCAGCTTCAtctgcaaatatatattttccccaTGTCATGCAAGTCCCAGCTGCTAGTACAGTAGGATAATGCAAACTCAGTACTCATTCCATTTAGAAGATCAACACCAACACACAGAGCATCTACAAACCTGGATCATGTCATTCAACATATTAAGGCCCATATATGTAACATTGacaaaatgcaaaacaaaaaacaccaGAATTAACCTTTCCATGGAAGATGCAGTGGGCGGGGCATGGGTTTACCCAAATACAAGGGAAGTGACATGTTGGATTTTGTGGAAATCCTCTCCTCCTGCCTTAAGCTTACTCTGGAATGTACTTGACATCCCTTCAATGCTTAATTCCCTGAGAGTAGTAAGATATCTCAGCCCATCTACAATTGTCGTCAATCCGTTGCAATATTTAATGCTCAGTCGGCGGAGACTAGGCATGGCTCCTTCCTCCACCCTCCACTCTTTTACTTCAGACATGtgaaaaagtgaaagaaattgaagatgaggAAAGCCTCCTTTGGAAAAAACCAATATCTTTGCATCCTTGTTGAAAGTGTTTTGTTCAAGCCTCAGAGTTGTTAGGTTTGGCAGCTTCTCTATAATTCCCATTTGGTCGTCCTTGAGAAAGAAGCGACGCAGTGTTAACTTGGTGAGGTTGGGAAAGCAATGGAGCTCTCTCGGTAATTCTGCGGTCGGCCCTTCCAGCTTCAGTTTGTATATATGACGACAACTTGATACTATTTGCGTAACTTGCTCTGTAGAACCAGTGACTGCCAAATCAGTGTACACAAATAGAGACCGTATATGGTTAAGCGTGCTGCCAGTAGATTTCAAGATTTCCTCCAGATTTTCTAAGGGGCTTGACAGCGTTATACTCAGTTTTCTAAGATTTGTTAGACCAGTAAGATCATTCAAATCACAATTGGAGCTTGAAACAGGATATAAAGTCTGTAAGTTGTGAAGCGTAGAAATTTTCAGTTTACTGCATACTCGGAGCCGATGAAAAAAGGGCAAATATAAATGTCTTACGTGTTTCATCTTCCATATGACATTTGGGATGAACAGCCAACTATCTTCAACTCGAAGATCTAGAGTTTGCAAGCATATCAAGTTACCCAGAGATGCAGGAATCCGTTTTATATTACTTCCCCTCAGGCTTAAAAACCTTAAGTGGACCATATTTCCAATTTCACTTGGCAACTCTGCTTCTCTGTTCATACCTTCAACCTTCAAAACTCTAAGTAATTTGAAATCCTTGAACATGGTAAGTATCAATCTTTTACATTGTCCCCTCCATTCTTTTAAGCCAAAGTATAAGAGAGATCTAAGGTGGTCATCTTTCTCATATCTTGATGGAACCAACGTATGATTCTCATTCAAGTAGATGGCAAGTCTTCGAACTTTCCCCAATGGTGCTGCCTTGGTTAccatagaagaagaaaaaggactGATTGCCTCGTTTCTCTGTGAAGAATTCACAACTTGGAGAAAGTTCTCCTCTTCCGCCTTTGACAAACACAAGTCTCTTACAAGATCATGGATTCGACAAGTTTTAATCGTACCAATTGAACCCGTTTCTCCAACTTGAACCACACACCTTATCATCAACTCACTTAAGCAATGGTACGCTATATCCTCCATTGCTTCCCCTAAACCTTGTCCTTGTGTCAGTGAGACGAGACCTTCCGCCATCCATAATTGGGTCAATCTTTTCACCGGAATCTCAAAATCTTCAGGAAAATGGCCTAAATACAATAGGCATGGTTTTAAGTGATAAGGTAAGTCATCATAACTCAATGCCAATACCCATGAAGCACCTGCATATTCTTCTTCAGGACCTATGCCTCTCCTTATGTATACATAAACATTTGCATGCACTGTAATCCACTCGTTAACGGTGTTTTTTCTTGCTAGAACTCCGGCAAGCACAGTGATGGCTAATGGCAAACCTGCACAGTGTCGAAGCATCTCCATTCCGAGTTCTTTCATCTTTATGTAAACTCCAGAATCTGAAAAGGTAATGAAAACCCAAATTAATACTTCTAATAGCAGTAGTGGTATAAAAGAGACACAATGTCCTATGTATTGTAGCTATTATATGTATTGCATATGATAAGTCACTATCTTGGTAGGTAGCTAACAAAATGTTAAACAGGGCAGTTCTTCTCCCTTCTTTATTGTGCGGtcagtgtttttgttttgtattcaACAACACTGGGAGCTTCAATTTTCATTCACGATTGGTCCATAATATATAAGTTCAATTAAATCGACTATTTCAATTACTGGAATCTTGATTCCtttcaaccaaaagaaaaaagttctGTACTAAAAAACATGAATATAGAGATAAGAAAACATCGATATtcctaaaaattattttgttagAAAAGAATATCTATGCATCGCGAATGACAGTAATGCGAATTCCACATGGTAGTTTCTATGAGGTTcgattaatataaataaaaaagttgagaTAAAAGAGTGATAAAGTACCTTTATCAACCCTTCCAAATAATGCTATCTTCTCAAATAGTTCCCAACttttgatttcatttagtGCCTGGGGTTGGTGGAGAAAACCATTTCTATCAGcatgcaaagccactgctTCATTGCGTGTTGTAAGTAAAATTCTGCTTTGTGTTTCCTCACATGTTAATGGAAATGCAGCTTTCAAAGAGTTAAATGTCTCAATGCTCCAAATGTCATCAAGTATAACCAAGCATCTCTTTCCTTGCTGGACGCGAAAAAGCTTCTTGGCTATTTCATAGTCCCtcatttttgcaatttcttctctctgttcCTTGGTGGCAGAAATGAGTTTAAATAAAATGCCTTCCCAAACATCTCTTACTTGATACTGTTGA
The window above is part of the Prunus dulcis chromosome 1, ALMONDv2, whole genome shotgun sequence genome. Proteins encoded here:
- the LOC117628637 gene encoding putative disease resistance protein At1g50180 isoform X2 is translated as MAEAIVSFVLQRVGDFTTQEAKFLSGVSHQVEVSQTELQLMQGFLKDADARQGEDARVQIWVAKIRDAAYDLEDVIETYGLKVASKKKTGMKNVLKRFACIFKERLDLRKIGAEIENITAKISNLRMSLQSYNIVRETREIGGASSLQSFERQQQLRRTYSHVIERDVVGIEDNVKEIVTHLVKEESCLRVVSIWGMGGAGKTTLAKQIYHHKEVRCHFNSFAWVCISQQYQVRDVWEGILFKLISATKEQREEIAKMRDYEIAKKLFRVQQGKRCLVILDDIWSIETFNSLKAAFPLTCEETQSRILLTTRNEAVALHADRNGFLHQPQALNEIKSWELFEKIALFGRVDKDSGVYIKMKELGMEMLRHCAGLPLAITVLAGVLARKNTVNEWITVHANVYVYIRRGIGPEEEYAGASWVLALSYDDLPYHLKPCLLYLGHFPEDFEIPVKRLTQLWMAEGLVSLTQGQGLGEAMEDIAYHCLSELMIRCVVQVGETGSIGTIKTCRIHDLVRDLCLSKAEEENFLQVVNSSQRNEAISPFSSSMVTKAAPLGKVRRLAIYLNENHTLVPSRYEKDDHLRSLLYFGLKEWRGQCKRLILTMFKDFKLLRVLKVEGMNREAELPSEIGNMVHLRFLSLRGSNIKRIPASLGNLICLQTLDLRVEDSWLFIPNVIWKMKHVRHLYLPFFHRLRVCSKLKISTLHNLQTLYPVSSSNCDLNDLTGLTNLRKLSITLSSPLENLEEILKSTGSTLNHIRSLFVYTDLAVTGSTEQVTQIVSSCRHIYKLKLEGPTAELPRELHCFPNLTKLTLRRFFLKDDQMGIIEKLPNLTTLRLEQNTFNKDAKILVFSKGGFPHLQFLSLFHMSEVKEWRVEEGAMPSLRRLSIKYCNGLTTIVDGLRYLTTLRELSIEGMSSTFQSKLKAGGEDFHKIQHVTSLVFG
- the LOC117628637 gene encoding putative disease resistance protein At1g50180 isoform X1, with the protein product MAEAIVSFVLQRVGDFTTQEAKFLSGVSHQVEVSQTELQLMQGFLKDADARQGEDARVQIWVAKIRDAAYDLEDVIETYGLKVASKKKTGMKNVLKRFACIFKERLDLRKIGAEIENITAKISNLRMSLQSYNIVRETREIGGASSLQSFERQQQLRRTYSHVIERDVVGIEDNVKEIVTHLVKEESCLRVVSIWGMGGAGKTTLAKQIYHHKEVRCHFNSFAWVCISQQYQVRDVWEGILFKLISATKEQREEIAKMRDYEIAKKLFRVQQGKRCLVILDDIWSIETFNSLKAAFPLTCEETQSRILLTTRNEAVALHADRNGFLHQPQALNEIKSWELFEKIALFGRVDKDSGVYIKMKELGMEMLRHCAGLPLAITVLAGVLARKNTVNEWITVHANVYVYIRRGIGPEEEYAGASWVLALSYDDLPYHLKPCLLYLGHFPEDFEIPVKRLTQLWMAEGLVSLTQGQGLGEAMEDIAYHCLSELMIRCVVQVGETGSIGTIKTCRIHDLVRDLCLSKAEEENFLQVVNSSQRNEAISPFSSSMVTKAAPLGKVRRLAIYLNENHTLVPSRYEKDDHLRSLLYFGLKEWRGQCKRLILTMFKDFKLLRVLKVEGMNREAELPSEIGNMVHLRFLSLRGSNIKRIPASLGNLICLQTLDLRVEDSWLFIPNVIWKMKHVRHLYLPFFHRLRVCSKLKISTLHNLQTLYPVSSSNCDLNDLTGLTNLRKLSITLSSPLENLEEILKSTGSTLNHIRSLFVYTDLAVTGSTEQVTQIVSSCRHIYKLKLEGPTAELPRELHCFPNLTKLTLRRFFLKDDQMGIIEKLPNLTTLRLEQNTFNKDAKILVFSKGGFPHLQFLSLFHMSEVKEWRVEEGAMPSLRRLSIKYCNGLTTIVDGLRYLTTLRELSIEGMSSTFQSKLKAGGEDFHKIQHVTSLVFGFVDALCVGVDLLNGMSTEFALSYCTSSWDLHDMGKIYICR